In Paenibacillus sp. G2S3, a single window of DNA contains:
- a CDS encoding beta-galactosidase gives MSRPVIIFYDSDFPISNSIPSDAIKSMREFGTIANANQLAAALKETEGGCFINLHAPYFPKAAWIDILAYLQRGGGLISIGGAPFKQPVRWKNEQWHVEAEQTSYHQELYIHEALRVDCSRNQSLLASDVIPLLKGQEALFQVSAETWNLVPHTTKTSDLPHQMGSAGPMSTRIYPLLKGITHEGRETAAPVVLWENTIGLFAGSRWLFVNTAATASLWKEQGLPAISEWVRFCSKGVTEIWVKPNYASYESGERASLTLQIQQLERVRPSLRNEAKWKLTIHVEHESESSLRWSHSLEMKANAELNIVRVPIPLEIRSGLFQVVCQAEASDGEVRILRQGFWGHAPELLAAGEPVTSGRDYFIKDGRPLPVVGMTYMTSDVARKFLFLPNVGVWDRDMGQMRKAGINWIRTGIWTAYRNVMQDDGHVSEEVLRAIDAFIMTAKKHDLQVTFTFFSFTPETWGGVNPYLDPQSVEAQKRFIRSIVSRHKASSNVDWDLINEPSMFDPARIFSDGPSSCHDRFEQQAFIEWLRHRHGEIEVLQERWNMTPAQLPDFESAGLPEAKEMNFDVQDMHSAKRGTRWLDYCLFSMDMHNRWVKQLSDAIKEQCPDQMVTVGQDEGLGAQRPSPFFYEEAVDYTTVHSWWFNDYLVWDGIFAKTPNKPNLIQETGVMYVETPDGRAKRSELELRNLLERKYAYAFGTAGAGAIHWIWNTNFYMDNANESHIGALRADGTEKPEADVSYDFGKFIEDIRDVFGDRKLEEIAVVFPYSNDFSNRKLAFAATTELTRILSYDLKMPFRGASEYHLDDLENHPVKLIILPSAHNFDDAAMERLLHIVEETGAVLLATGPLDIDAYWRSSERFNDILGKRELRNVRREEVLSLQGQELPVSFGHRRIAEVSKETMIHESGGSGSSTIDSVINIPLGKGRLLWSPLPVELSDRSDTTSALYRYALNAAHVECDLEWISGGDLVGIYGRKLSFATGALFTFVSEYAQDAKIEVKDSATGRTYAFLLEQERSVLFATDYKGDLLGVYRQQEVEIHITYPHLLH, from the coding sequence ATGAGCAGACCTGTAATCATATTCTATGATTCTGATTTTCCAATTTCTAATTCGATTCCTAGCGATGCGATCAAGTCCATGCGTGAGTTCGGTACGATCGCGAATGCGAATCAGCTTGCAGCTGCGCTTAAGGAAACCGAAGGTGGATGTTTCATTAATCTGCATGCACCCTATTTCCCAAAAGCTGCATGGATAGACATTCTAGCCTATTTACAAAGAGGTGGCGGGTTGATCAGTATCGGAGGTGCTCCCTTCAAACAACCCGTTCGCTGGAAAAATGAACAATGGCATGTGGAAGCTGAGCAGACTTCTTATCATCAGGAGCTGTATATTCATGAGGCACTGCGTGTTGATTGTTCTCGCAACCAGTCCTTGCTTGCATCGGATGTCATTCCACTGCTTAAGGGGCAAGAAGCTCTTTTTCAAGTAAGTGCAGAGACATGGAACCTTGTGCCACATACGACGAAGACGAGTGATCTACCCCATCAAATGGGATCGGCAGGTCCGATGAGCACACGGATTTACCCACTTTTGAAGGGAATTACGCATGAGGGTCGGGAAACTGCTGCTCCAGTAGTTCTTTGGGAGAATACGATTGGTTTATTTGCAGGCTCACGCTGGCTGTTCGTAAATACGGCTGCAACGGCTTCTTTATGGAAGGAACAAGGGCTGCCTGCGATATCTGAGTGGGTTCGTTTCTGTAGTAAGGGTGTAACGGAAATCTGGGTTAAGCCGAATTACGCGTCATATGAGTCAGGAGAACGAGCTTCTCTGACACTTCAGATTCAGCAGCTTGAGCGGGTAAGACCTTCTTTGCGAAATGAAGCCAAATGGAAGCTAACAATTCATGTTGAGCATGAATCCGAATCCTCCTTGCGTTGGTCACATAGTTTAGAGATGAAGGCTAATGCTGAACTTAACATCGTTCGTGTGCCTATTCCTCTGGAAATTAGGAGTGGCCTGTTCCAAGTGGTCTGCCAAGCGGAAGCCAGTGATGGTGAAGTCCGCATTCTACGTCAAGGATTCTGGGGGCATGCCCCTGAACTTCTGGCAGCAGGTGAGCCGGTAACGAGTGGAAGAGATTATTTCATAAAAGATGGGCGTCCGTTACCTGTTGTGGGGATGACTTATATGACGAGTGATGTGGCACGTAAATTTCTATTTCTGCCGAACGTTGGGGTATGGGATCGCGATATGGGTCAAATGCGGAAGGCAGGGATTAACTGGATCCGAACAGGAATCTGGACCGCTTATCGTAATGTGATGCAAGACGATGGTCATGTTTCAGAAGAGGTACTGCGAGCGATTGATGCCTTTATCATGACGGCGAAGAAGCATGATCTTCAGGTGACTTTCACGTTCTTCTCCTTCACACCGGAAACGTGGGGTGGGGTAAATCCTTATTTGGACCCACAAAGTGTTGAGGCTCAGAAGCGGTTCATTCGTTCTATTGTATCTCGTCATAAAGCGTCTTCGAATGTAGATTGGGATCTTATTAATGAACCGTCGATGTTTGATCCGGCACGGATTTTCTCGGATGGTCCGAGTTCATGTCATGATCGCTTCGAGCAACAAGCTTTCATAGAATGGCTTCGACATAGACATGGGGAAATCGAAGTACTACAGGAACGTTGGAATATGACACCCGCACAGCTTCCTGACTTTGAATCGGCAGGGCTGCCAGAAGCGAAAGAGATGAACTTCGATGTACAGGATATGCACAGTGCTAAAAGAGGGACGCGTTGGCTTGATTATTGCTTGTTCTCCATGGATATGCATAACCGGTGGGTGAAGCAGTTATCTGACGCCATTAAGGAGCAATGTCCAGATCAGATGGTTACGGTCGGTCAGGATGAAGGGCTAGGGGCACAGCGACCTTCGCCGTTCTTCTACGAGGAGGCGGTGGATTACACCACTGTACATTCCTGGTGGTTTAATGATTATCTGGTGTGGGACGGCATCTTTGCCAAGACACCTAATAAGCCAAACCTAATTCAAGAGACTGGCGTCATGTATGTAGAAACTCCTGATGGACGAGCCAAACGTTCGGAGCTGGAGCTGCGAAATCTACTCGAGCGCAAATATGCCTATGCGTTTGGAACTGCTGGTGCGGGGGCCATACACTGGATTTGGAATACGAACTTCTATATGGATAATGCGAATGAGTCCCATATCGGAGCATTGAGAGCAGATGGAACCGAAAAGCCAGAGGCGGATGTCTCTTATGACTTCGGGAAATTTATAGAAGACATTCGTGACGTATTTGGAGATCGGAAACTGGAAGAGATTGCTGTGGTGTTTCCGTATTCGAATGATTTCTCTAACCGGAAGCTGGCTTTCGCGGCTACAACAGAGCTTACCCGTATTCTTTCTTATGATCTAAAGATGCCTTTTAGAGGGGCTTCTGAATACCACCTAGATGATTTGGAGAACCATCCTGTGAAGCTTATTATACTGCCAAGCGCGCATAACTTCGATGATGCAGCGATGGAAAGGTTGTTACACATCGTTGAAGAGACAGGTGCGGTATTGCTTGCTACAGGCCCGCTCGACATTGATGCTTACTGGCGTTCTTCAGAGCGCTTTAATGATATTCTTGGCAAGCGTGAATTGCGGAATGTGCGCCGTGAAGAAGTTCTTAGCCTTCAAGGCCAAGAACTCCCCGTCTCCTTCGGTCACAGACGGATTGCTGAGGTATCGAAGGAAACGATGATTCACGAATCCGGCGGAAGCGGAAGCTCTACTATAGACTCAGTCATAAACATCCCGCTTGGCAAGGGTCGTCTCCTATGGAGTCCACTGCCCGTTGAATTGAGCGACCGAAGTGATACTACGTCTGCACTGTATCGCTACGCGTTGAATGCTGCTCATGTGGAGTGTGACTTGGAGTGGATTAGCGGAGGGGACTTAGTAGGTATCTACGGACGAAAATTGAGCTTTGCTACAGGAGCTCTCTTCACCTTCGTATCGGAATATGCTCAGGATGCGAAAATCGAAGTGAAGGATTCAGCCACTGGCCGAACCTACGCTTTCTTGTTGGAACAGGAACGTTCAGTCCTGTTTGCTACGGACTATAAAGGTGATCTTCTTGGTGTGTATCGCCAGCAGGAAGTTGAAATTCATATAACTTATCCACATCTACTACATTAA
- a CDS encoding alpha-mannosidase translates to MDRSDKSIKPQTAHIISHTHWDREWYLPYEKHHVRLIKLVDELLDRLDEDGEFKSFYLDGQTIILEDYLQVRPENQDRLQKHITEGRLLIGPWYILQDAFLTSGEANVRNMQIGHQDSKRYGEPSKIGYFPDTFGLVGQTPQLMKQSGIDNAFFGRGVKPTGFNNTVSDGGYESSFSELIWEGPDGSKVLGILFANWYSNGNEVPVNEAEAKEFWEKKLEDARKFASTGELLFMNGCDHQPAQLDLPEAIETAKRLYPDMEFIHSNFPDYLKAVEDVMDRNSLSTVKGELRSQHTDGWGTLVNTASARVYLKQMNQEGQVLLEKVAEPLASFAHLLGNDYPHHLFTYAWKTLMQNHPHDSICGCSVDEVHREMVTRFDKSRHVAETIVDDSKRVIAEAVDTSGFTAYGEEVLPLVVMNTTGWSRTGTVSVEIDAARLYLREGFSLEETASRMKGIDLNGRVLVDDQGNSITCQMKDLGLQFGYDLPDDKFRQPYMCRRVRLTFEAAQVPALGLRAYAWVRRANAGLPTSPESLLQGDRVLENEAIKVVIHDNGSFTLSDKTSGMTYRDLGVYENTGDIGNEYMYKQPEAEQALTTEGLQANISVLENTPYRASVEIKHDWEIPASADDKLDEEQRALVYYPERKAQRSSDTVILKLRTVISLERGGKGLHIETTIDNKAKDHRIRALFPTDLNVATHRVDSMFEVAERNIEPATEWMNPSNTQHQQAFVDVSNGKAGLTVANFGLNEYEVLRDGRNTIAITLLRSVGELGDWGLFPTPEAQCLGEHVVRMELIPHTGEGISSGAFAEAYQFQIPWIVCQTDVHEGAIAPVYTPFEWENQELAFSSLKMNEQTGDLLLRWYNMSQQRTDLTFRSTIPQQYFYKTTILEEESQPISSEDKGSVSLQIGPCEIVTMGIRQ, encoded by the coding sequence TTGGATCGTTCAGATAAATCTATTAAACCTCAGACTGCCCATATTATTTCTCATACTCACTGGGACCGGGAATGGTATCTTCCATATGAAAAGCATCATGTACGCCTTATTAAACTGGTCGATGAATTGCTGGATCGATTGGATGAGGATGGTGAATTTAAGAGTTTTTATCTTGACGGACAGACAATCATTCTGGAAGATTATCTTCAAGTTCGCCCCGAGAATCAAGATCGTCTACAAAAACATATTACGGAAGGTCGTCTACTGATTGGACCTTGGTATATTCTGCAAGATGCTTTCCTTACCAGCGGAGAGGCAAATGTACGTAATATGCAGATTGGTCATCAGGATTCGAAGCGGTACGGTGAACCTTCTAAGATCGGTTATTTTCCGGACACCTTTGGTCTAGTGGGTCAGACTCCACAATTAATGAAGCAATCTGGCATTGATAATGCCTTTTTCGGTAGAGGGGTAAAGCCGACTGGATTCAATAATACAGTATCGGACGGTGGATATGAATCTTCGTTCTCGGAGCTGATATGGGAAGGTCCGGATGGATCGAAAGTGCTTGGAATTCTATTTGCGAACTGGTATTCGAACGGAAACGAAGTGCCAGTGAATGAAGCAGAGGCAAAAGAATTCTGGGAAAAGAAGTTAGAAGATGCTCGGAAATTCGCCTCTACAGGTGAGCTACTCTTCATGAACGGTTGTGATCATCAGCCGGCTCAGCTGGATTTGCCTGAGGCTATCGAAACTGCGAAGCGGCTCTATCCAGATATGGAGTTTATTCATTCGAACTTCCCTGATTATCTTAAGGCTGTAGAGGACGTTATGGATCGCAACAGCTTGTCTACCGTAAAGGGTGAACTGCGGAGCCAGCATACCGACGGATGGGGGACGTTAGTGAATACCGCGTCTGCTCGTGTCTATTTGAAACAGATGAATCAGGAAGGGCAAGTCTTGCTGGAAAAGGTGGCCGAGCCACTCGCTTCATTCGCACATTTATTAGGCAATGATTACCCTCATCATCTGTTCACCTATGCCTGGAAGACGCTAATGCAGAATCATCCTCACGACAGCATTTGTGGCTGCAGCGTGGATGAGGTTCACCGCGAAATGGTAACCCGTTTTGATAAAAGCCGTCATGTAGCAGAGACCATTGTTGATGATAGTAAGCGCGTGATTGCTGAAGCTGTGGATACGTCCGGATTTACAGCTTATGGTGAAGAAGTGCTTCCGTTAGTAGTCATGAATACGACAGGTTGGAGTCGCACGGGTACAGTGAGCGTAGAAATTGATGCGGCACGTCTATATTTGCGAGAAGGCTTCTCTCTGGAAGAAACGGCTAGCCGTATGAAGGGGATTGACTTGAACGGTCGTGTACTAGTTGATGATCAAGGGAATTCCATTACATGCCAGATGAAGGATTTAGGTCTTCAATTTGGTTATGATTTACCTGATGATAAGTTCCGCCAGCCCTATATGTGTCGACGCGTAAGACTTACCTTTGAAGCTGCACAAGTTCCGGCGCTCGGTCTTCGTGCTTATGCGTGGGTTCGCCGTGCAAACGCAGGGTTGCCTACATCACCGGAATCTTTGCTTCAAGGCGATCGGGTGCTGGAAAATGAGGCCATCAAGGTAGTGATCCATGATAATGGTTCATTTACGCTTAGTGACAAAACCAGTGGCATGACCTACCGGGATCTTGGCGTGTATGAGAACACAGGTGACATCGGGAATGAATATATGTACAAACAGCCAGAAGCCGAACAAGCTTTAACGACCGAGGGACTACAGGCAAACATTTCTGTTCTGGAAAATACGCCTTATCGAGCATCTGTGGAAATTAAGCATGATTGGGAGATTCCAGCCTCAGCAGATGATAAGCTGGACGAGGAGCAGCGTGCTCTTGTGTACTACCCGGAGCGCAAAGCACAGCGCAGTAGTGACACAGTGATTCTTAAACTTCGTACCGTAATTAGCTTAGAGCGGGGTGGGAAGGGGCTGCATATCGAAACGACGATAGACAATAAAGCCAAAGATCACCGGATTCGTGCGTTGTTCCCGACAGATTTGAATGTCGCCACACATCGTGTGGATTCGATGTTCGAGGTTGCGGAGCGGAATATTGAGCCAGCTACAGAATGGATGAATCCGAGTAACACGCAGCATCAGCAGGCCTTTGTTGATGTCAGCAATGGAAAAGCAGGTCTAACCGTCGCTAACTTTGGTTTAAATGAATATGAAGTGTTGCGAGATGGTCGAAACACTATTGCGATTACACTGCTCCGTAGCGTGGGTGAATTGGGAGACTGGGGTCTGTTCCCAACTCCAGAAGCGCAGTGTCTGGGAGAACACGTTGTTCGAATGGAGCTCATCCCACACACGGGTGAAGGTATATCCTCAGGTGCTTTTGCTGAAGCTTACCAATTCCAGATTCCTTGGATCGTATGTCAGACTGATGTACATGAAGGAGCGATTGCTCCCGTGTATACTCCATTCGAATGGGAGAATCAGGAGCTCGCATTTTCCTCTCTAAAAATGAACGAGCAGACTGGAGATTTGCTGCTTCGCTGGTATAACATGAGTCAGCAGCGTACCGACCTGACCTTCCGTTCAACGATCCCGCAGCAGTATTTCTATAAGACAACAATCCTGGAAGAGGAGAGCCAGCCAATCTCTAGTGAGGATAAGGGTAGTGTGTCCTTACAGATCGGTCCATGCGAAATTGTAACGATGGGTATTCGGCAATAA
- a CDS encoding MarR family transcriptional regulator, which yields MRGLGTRTVVYQQNVAASLGLYNNDFLSVDILREKGPITAGELSKLTGLATGSVTALIDRLEKNGYVRRQNDPNDRRKVIIVPLYENKEDVIDTYQPLHTAMVKLAASYTDEELALISQFLGKASNVLEEQIDRLGSSTRSKSSS from the coding sequence ATGCGTGGTCTGGGAACCCGAACGGTGGTATATCAGCAGAACGTAGCCGCCTCTCTAGGGTTATACAATAATGATTTCTTATCCGTGGATATTTTACGTGAAAAAGGACCCATCACTGCTGGAGAACTGTCCAAATTAACTGGACTTGCCACAGGCAGCGTTACAGCATTAATAGATCGACTCGAGAAAAACGGATATGTTCGCAGACAAAATGACCCTAATGATCGGCGTAAAGTGATTATTGTCCCGTTGTATGAAAATAAAGAGGATGTTATTGACACCTACCAGCCGCTTCATACCGCTATGGTTAAACTGGCTGCTTCCTATACGGATGAAGAACTTGCACTCATTTCGCAATTTTTAGGTAAAGCAAGCAACGTTTTAGAAGAGCAGATTGATCGTCTCGGTTCCTCAACGCGCAGTAAGTCATCTTCTTGA
- the uvrA gene encoding excinuclease ABC subunit UvrA, producing the protein MKEAIVIKGARENNLKNVSLTIPKYKLVVLTGPSGSGKSTLAMDTLQRECQRQYLDSMGMTSDTISKPKVESIVGLSPSISVGQHVTNRNPRSTVGTVTDIYTFVRFIFSRLGERICPSCSGSIPPSFEARGLLIEEDEEMGDPSMGCPHCGAELEKLGMSHFSFNKPEGACEACGGLGSVATINEAAVFNPELSMKEGGVASLNGVHRDIQMRILVAAGKHFGFEFDPDQPLKDYGEVQRDLLYYGVDSEAFKRHFPNIKPIQGTKFEGVIPGLWRRYKEKEGESGGQEKDGGFFHEQQCRECLGARLKKEVRLVQVAGASITEVSDWSLSDVYEWTKGLEAALPAEGLHLLEPILHDMPTRLKRIIDVGLGYLSMNRQTVSLSGGEAQRLRLASLLGSGLTGVLYILDEPTTGLHPRDTVGLIRVLQELRDLGNTVLVIEHDIEMMRAADHIIDMGPGAGLHGGTVVGEGSLEDLMASELSVTGAYLREERLEVPTRVRRKGNGRQITIRQAQYRNIDIPEVSIPLGCLVSVTGVSGSGKSTLIFDILAQGSTNGHEQTGCKEITGLDEVGNIVIFDQSPMGRMQRSNVATYTDVFTHLRQLFAALPEAKKRKLTSKHFSFNTPGGRCETCQGLGVLSVDMNFLPDLEVKCHACKGRRFTDEVLQVKYDGFSISDLLDMSVQESLPILKSEAKMAGIIETLCEVGLGYLKWGQSVKTLSGGEGQRIRLAKELSKPSKHHTLYLLDEPTTGLHPSDIKQLHTLLSKLVDTGNTVVVVEHSLELIRESDWVIDIGPEGGTVGGKLVAEGTPEQVAEVQESYTGMFLKRILAEGL; encoded by the coding sequence GTGAAAGAAGCTATTGTTATTAAAGGTGCACGAGAGAACAATCTAAAGAATGTCTCGCTCACGATTCCAAAGTATAAGCTAGTTGTCCTGACGGGACCTTCGGGATCAGGGAAATCGACGTTAGCGATGGATACACTTCAGCGGGAATGCCAAAGACAGTATTTGGATTCCATGGGCATGACTTCAGATACGATCAGCAAACCAAAGGTCGAGTCCATTGTTGGACTATCTCCATCCATTAGTGTTGGACAGCATGTTACGAATCGTAATCCACGCTCGACAGTGGGGACGGTAACTGACATTTATACCTTTGTCCGGTTTATTTTTTCTAGATTAGGGGAGCGGATTTGCCCTTCCTGCAGTGGTAGCATACCACCTTCCTTTGAAGCGAGGGGTCTATTAATAGAGGAAGACGAGGAAATGGGTGATCCGTCGATGGGCTGTCCGCATTGCGGAGCTGAGCTTGAGAAACTTGGCATGTCACACTTTTCCTTCAATAAGCCGGAAGGGGCTTGTGAAGCTTGTGGTGGACTTGGGTCTGTGGCGACTATAAATGAAGCAGCGGTATTTAATCCTGAGCTTAGCATGAAAGAGGGGGGAGTAGCCTCACTGAATGGCGTTCATCGGGATATACAGATGCGGATATTAGTAGCGGCGGGAAAACATTTTGGATTTGAGTTTGACCCGGATCAACCGTTGAAGGATTATGGTGAAGTTCAGCGTGATCTGCTGTACTACGGCGTGGACAGTGAAGCGTTTAAACGTCATTTCCCTAATATTAAGCCGATCCAAGGGACTAAGTTTGAAGGCGTTATACCGGGTTTGTGGCGGCGTTATAAGGAGAAAGAAGGGGAGTCCGGTGGGCAGGAGAAAGACGGAGGTTTTTTTCATGAACAGCAATGCCGGGAATGTCTTGGCGCTCGTCTGAAAAAAGAAGTTCGTCTAGTGCAAGTAGCTGGTGCTTCGATAACGGAAGTATCAGATTGGTCATTAAGCGATGTATATGAGTGGACGAAAGGGCTGGAGGCGGCCTTGCCTGCCGAAGGACTTCATCTGCTAGAACCGATCCTTCATGATATGCCTACTAGACTAAAGCGGATTATCGATGTTGGCCTAGGTTATCTTTCCATGAACCGGCAGACAGTCTCTCTATCTGGTGGGGAAGCACAGCGCCTGCGTCTAGCATCACTTCTGGGTTCAGGTCTGACTGGTGTGTTATACATTCTGGATGAACCGACGACGGGTCTTCATCCTCGGGATACGGTGGGCCTCATTCGTGTGCTTCAGGAGCTGCGGGATCTGGGTAATACCGTGCTCGTTATTGAACATGATATTGAGATGATGCGTGCTGCGGATCATATTATTGATATGGGTCCGGGTGCTGGATTGCACGGTGGAACCGTTGTGGGTGAAGGTAGCTTGGAAGACTTGATGGCAAGTGAGCTTTCAGTTACTGGAGCCTATCTCAGAGAAGAGCGTCTTGAAGTTCCCACACGTGTTCGCCGGAAAGGGAACGGAAGGCAGATCACCATCCGGCAGGCACAGTACCGGAACATTGATATTCCGGAAGTCTCCATCCCTCTGGGCTGTCTTGTATCGGTAACAGGGGTTTCCGGTTCAGGGAAATCTACACTTATATTTGATATCCTTGCACAAGGTAGTACTAATGGACATGAACAAACAGGCTGTAAGGAGATTACGGGTCTAGATGAAGTCGGAAACATTGTGATCTTTGACCAATCACCCATGGGTAGAATGCAGCGTTCTAATGTAGCGACCTATACCGATGTATTTACACATCTGCGTCAGTTATTTGCGGCTTTGCCAGAGGCGAAGAAAAGAAAACTGACCTCCAAACATTTCTCCTTTAACACACCGGGTGGACGCTGCGAAACCTGTCAGGGACTTGGTGTATTGTCCGTAGACATGAACTTTCTGCCTGACTTAGAAGTGAAGTGTCACGCCTGCAAAGGAAGAAGATTTACGGATGAGGTCTTACAGGTGAAGTATGATGGCTTCTCTATTTCTGATCTGTTGGACATGTCTGTACAGGAAAGCTTACCGATTCTTAAGTCGGAGGCCAAAATGGCCGGTATTATTGAGACGTTATGTGAGGTGGGTCTTGGATACCTTAAATGGGGACAATCTGTCAAAACCTTATCAGGCGGCGAGGGACAACGGATTCGGCTGGCCAAAGAGCTGAGCAAACCATCTAAACATCACACACTCTATTTGCTCGATGAGCCAACGACAGGCCTTCATCCGTCAGACATCAAACAGCTCCATACGTTACTGAGCAAATTGGTGGATACGGGAAATACCGTCGTAGTCGTGGAGCACAGCTTAGAGCTGATTCGGGAATCCGACTGGGTGATCGACATCGGCCCTGAAGGAGGCACAGTTGGAGGTAAGCTTGTAGCTGAGGGCACACCGGAGCAGGTCGCTGAAGTACAGGAATCTTATACGGGTATGTTCTTGAAACGGATTCTGGCTGAGGGGCTTTAA
- a CDS encoding HAD family hydrolase, producing MDQKRLIIFFDSGDTIVDESTEVRDVEGIVRSADLIPGADTTIQTLHERGYTLALVADGDTQSFKNVFKQHGLNDYFSAMIISENIKAVKPSPRMFKAAIGALDLSEADFSRTVMIGNNLSRDMKGANALGIASIFQSWTPRYPHEPADESERPTYTVSEPLQLLELIERLNAELK from the coding sequence ATGGACCAGAAAAGGTTAATTATCTTTTTTGACAGTGGAGACACCATTGTTGATGAATCGACTGAGGTTAGGGATGTAGAAGGAATCGTACGGAGTGCGGATCTGATTCCGGGAGCAGATACCACAATTCAGACCCTGCATGAGAGAGGTTATACGCTTGCTCTGGTTGCAGACGGTGATACGCAATCCTTCAAAAATGTATTTAAGCAGCATGGGCTTAACGATTATTTCAGCGCTATGATCATTTCCGAGAATATAAAAGCAGTCAAGCCAAGCCCACGCATGTTCAAGGCAGCTATTGGCGCGCTTGATTTGTCTGAAGCGGATTTCTCCCGTACCGTTATGATTGGTAACAATCTTAGCCGTGACATGAAAGGGGCAAATGCGCTAGGCATCGCTAGCATTTTTCAGAGCTGGACGCCCCGTTATCCTCATGAACCGGCAGATGAGTCTGAGCGTCCGACGTATACAGTCAGTGAGCCGCTGCAATTGCTAGAGTTGATTGAAAGGCTGAACGCTGAGCTCAAGTAA
- a CDS encoding YdeI/OmpD-associated family protein, which produces MQIENLITVKSREDLRTWLQENCKNEQSCWVLVSMTPNPETLLYLDMVEECLCFGWIDGVKKKVSETKLAQRLSPRSKRSSWTELNKERVRRLEKLGLMSDEGRKVLPDMDPDSFLIDRVIEQRLKEEQQVYENFLAFPALYKRVRIDTIQSNKHQPELFKSKLDKFIANTKENKMYGQWHDHGRLLDY; this is translated from the coding sequence ATGCAGATTGAAAATCTAATTACAGTAAAATCGAGAGAAGATTTAAGAACTTGGCTTCAGGAGAATTGTAAGAATGAACAATCTTGTTGGGTACTCGTAAGTATGACGCCAAACCCAGAAACATTGCTATATTTGGATATGGTTGAGGAATGTTTGTGCTTTGGATGGATCGATGGAGTGAAAAAGAAAGTTTCTGAAACGAAGCTGGCGCAGCGACTGTCTCCCAGAAGCAAACGAAGCTCTTGGACAGAATTGAATAAAGAACGTGTCCGCCGTCTCGAAAAGCTGGGATTAATGAGTGATGAAGGAAGAAAGGTACTTCCTGATATGGACCCTGATTCGTTTTTAATCGATAGGGTTATAGAACAAAGGCTAAAAGAGGAACAGCAGGTATATGAGAATTTCTTAGCCTTTCCAGCTCTTTATAAAAGAGTTCGGATCGACACAATTCAAAGCAATAAACATCAACCAGAATTATTTAAGAGTAAACTAGATAAATTCATAGCAAACACTAAAGAAAATAAAATGTACGGTCAATGGCATGATCATGGACGACTTCTAGATTATTAA
- a CDS encoding DinB family protein produces the protein MTNHPAEMFNYHIWANQTILGRIKELSPSVLSQEVNSSFPTIAHALSHIYAVDKMWYLVLTGTGMPEAFQACIPLQKNILDSVDEYANIFALLSEQYKEWLQNQTNLEQTILLDNPFAGIRQTRLSEIVLHAANHGTYHRGNISTMLRQLGHASTMNDYSFFWYQVPAEAN, from the coding sequence ATGACCAATCATCCAGCAGAAATGTTTAATTACCACATTTGGGCGAACCAAACGATCTTGGGGAGAATCAAGGAACTCTCTCCCTCTGTCCTAAGCCAAGAAGTGAACAGCTCTTTCCCCACCATAGCCCATGCCCTTAGTCATATCTATGCGGTGGATAAGATGTGGTATCTGGTCTTAACAGGTACTGGTATGCCAGAGGCGTTTCAAGCCTGTATACCGCTCCAAAAGAACATTCTAGATTCTGTGGATGAATACGCTAATATTTTTGCACTGCTATCGGAACAATACAAAGAATGGTTACAAAACCAAACCAATTTGGAGCAGACTATTCTACTTGATAATCCATTCGCTGGCATCCGCCAAACACGCCTATCAGAAATTGTGCTGCATGCCGCCAATCACGGGACTTATCATAGAGGTAATATATCTACTATGTTACGTCAGTTAGGACACGCTTCCACCATGAATGACTATTCCTTTTTTTGGTATCAAGTGCCTGCGGAAGCTAATTAA